The Homo sapiens chromosome 6 genomic scaffold, GRCh38.p14 alternate locus group ALT_REF_LOCI_2 HSCHR6_MHC_COX_CTG1 genomic interval aaagtaattgcTTTTTTCACCCATGGTTCACAATTAGCAGCAGATCTAGCAATCTGGAATCCTTCTAGCCAAGTTCACACTGATCATCTCAGGCTTGTTCTTTGCTCCCACTTTTGTTTTCATCATTTGCTGCATTCTATAACTATATTCAGCTTCTggtcctttattttttaaaacaatatttaattgacaataaagattgtatatattcaaggtgtgcagtgtgatgatttgatatacgtataccctttgtttttatttcttttctgtctgaaTCCACTCCCACCCAATTCATTATTGACATTAATGAATACATTTGACTTATTCTCGGTAACCCTCAGCTTTATGTAGggatacagtatatatatatattttttttttccctattatagctttaattttaaaacatgatccTTTCTGATGGTATTAGTTTCCTTACATCATCCTGCTGGTGTGGAAGTGAAAAGTGAATGATAAATTCTTACTACACAGTTAATCTAGTTAatgaaactatcattctcagcaaactaacccaagaacagaaaaccaaacactgcatgttctcactcataagtgggagttaaacaatgagaacacatggaacagggagaggaacatcccacactggggcctgtcagggatggaggactgggggagggatagcattaggagaaatacctaatgtagatgacaggttggtgggtgcagcaaaccaccatggcacatgtatacctatgtaacaaaccttcacatcctgcacatgtaccccagaaaaactgtaataataaaaaaaggtaaaatagcgatataaaatagaaatttatgagtatatactgataaaaatataaaaaatgaatacatgaaggGGGAAAAGGGAAAACTCTTAATGGCACATCAGTTAATAAATATAGAGGGCATACTAGGATTGGAGAATTATTAATAGATGTTAAAATTAGTGGGTGAAAGTTTAAGACATTTACATAGTTATGCTGTCTGCCACAAATTACTTATTAATTTCTCAGGAAAAAGGCATAATGAGATCTGGGGGACACCATGTTAGTCAAGTGACTAAAGTTAACAGCATCGATTTTAAGACAAACTATCCTTATACACTTTTCTGAAATGTTGCATCATTATTGGCtcctgaatgggagaaaatataaagaacattttgGAGATAATTAACAAGATCTGAATATGAACTATTGATTACATAATAGTATTATATGACTGTAAAATGTCCCAGTTTTTATGATTGTACTGGCTATGTATGGAAGTTAATGTCCTTAGCAACTATACACTAAAGTGTATGTAGTAATAAAAAGGTTGGGAAAAATTTCATAGATATGAAAActacatttatatattacatatgtgtaaAAGTAAGGCAAATGTAAATGAATGATGACTCTGGAAAAGGGTATTTAAAGTTCTGTATTATACTtgcaactttaaaaattacattaaaaatacattataaatgtaaaatgtagtaaactacattaaataaaaagatgacaATAAAAAGAACACTTGTGGTTATGATACTTCCTGCCAGATCAAGGCCTTAGCATCTACTGTTTTGTCTACTCTGAAGAATTTACTACCTCACTTATAGATCTGAGCCTAAATGACACTTCCCTAGAAGAGCTTTCCTTGAACCTTTCCTGGTTTAAACTAATCACCCATCCATTTTATTCATGAAGCCttgtcatttttactttatagTACTTAGTACAACTTGTAATTACATgtttagtattattatttgttttctttctcccactAGACTATAAAGTTTGTGAGGGAAGGAATTGTGTCTGTCTTATTCACTAACAAATACTCGGCAAATAGCAAAATCTGTATGTATAGTAAGCGattgaaaaacattaggcaaatttataactattttaatatctgtatatactatatatctatatataatatcttTGCTCTGGATGTGCACTTAGGAAGGCAGAGAAAATTTAAGTGTCTCTGATTTAGGTGGTATGTGATAATAATGTAGAtacaagtaatataaaaatattttagaacattGATGGTGATTCAAATTTTAGAGCTCAACCcatcttatttttgttatttaagttACTAATGCCCCccaaagtataaatatttataaaattatttttaagaagactTTGGGAAATTATTAATGGTAAGCTTGAAGGTTGGAGtagatatttctaaaattagttgccaaatttataaatacattaataaaaatttcactatcaataatttttatttcaaataaaattcaacttTAGGTTATTATGGCTTTAAGATAGTGTCTAATGGGAAGCAAATAAACATTAATGCAAGACTTTTCAAGGTGAAATAGACTTAGAGCACCAGTTTTATGATGTTTAGACTTTTTCCTAATACTTAAGAAATTGTATGATGaaatcagaaaatacagaaaaataagaagcCTGGAATAAAAATTTCCTGATATCCTGTCACTTACCTCACCACAGTTAGCTTGGTGAACTTATTTCTAGTGTTTTCTTACACATATAGGTATACATAAAATTAGGGTCATGTTCTAAGTGTAGAATCGTTTCTTGAGTTTTCTCCACCACTTAACAGTGAGTATTTCtccataatattatttttttttaaaaaaatggccaATTAACATATGCTGGTAAACAAGTCCATCATAAAGGcttaaaccaacaaatatttcatttttgcttaTGTTTTGTGTTTATTGAATGTTGCTAGGGACTTGTCCATGTCATTGTGCATTAGGGATCCAAACTGATGAAGTAGACACTATCCAAAGTTCTCTAGATTGTTGTGATAGAGGGAAATAAAAGTTGCAAAACACACTCTGCCCTTAAAATGTCTTCCCAGAAGTTAAACAATCACTGTAACCACTGGGCAGTTCTTGTGAGGCGTTCCAAATGTGAGTTTGGAAATGTCCCTATATCCCACTCATTGAAAAGTAGCTCCTCCATCCATTGTTCTTCATAACCCTCGGGTTCCACTCAGTTGTTAGGTTCATTATCTGCCTTCTAAGTTATTGCAGGTGATAGTTTATGAAATGTTTCCTTATTGTATAACATGGATCACTttatctcccttcctccctccctcccttcctccctcccttctctttttccttccttccttccttccttccttccctttttccttccttccttcccttttttttcttctttcccttccctccctccctctctctttctctttcttttctttcctttctctctttctttctttctctttcttttctttcttttttctcctctttctttcaccctccctgtctttctttcttctttctttctttttctttctttctctctttcttctctttctttcttttttttgagacagggtcttctctgTCTGTActctgcagtggtgtgatcttggctccctgctgccttaacctcccaggctcaggtgatccttctgcctcagcatcccctagtagctgggactacaagtgtttGCTCCTACACCcaatgaatttttgtatttttttagagatgagttttcactactttgctcaggcttgtcttgaactcctgagctcaggcaatctgcccaccttggcctcccaaagtgctgggattacaggtgtgagccaccaaacctggcacCATAATTTCAatctctctcattttttattagacttttactttaggttcaggggtacatgtgcaggtttgttacgtaggtaaatcGTATTTCATAGGGTTTGTTGTATAGACTATTTCACCACCCAGGTGATAAGCATAGTAtatgataggtagttttttagtccttaaaaaactaaaccaccctcaagtaggcctcagAGTCTacttttcccttctttgtgttcatgtgtactcagtgtttagttctcacttatgaatgagagtgtgaggtatttggttttctgtgcctaCGTTACTTTGCTTAAGAAAATGgtcttcagctccatccatgttcctgcaaaaggcatcatctaattctttttctgtggctgcttagtattccatggtgtatatgtagcacattttctttagccagtctaCCCCAGGAGAGGCCGGCAGACAAGGGAGCACTCAGATTAGACTGGTCCCATCCCACAGGTAAGATAGCCCTGCTCCGTTCAGGTCTGGCAGTTACCATAGGCTGAGACCACCTAGAGGAGCATGGTGAGCTTTGGGGGAATGGGCGTCTCTGGCCATGCTCCACTGCAGCCGTTCCTGTGTCAGACCCTCTGGGCTTTTCACAGGCTGAAGTCCTGTCCTTGCCACCTTTCCAAATAGCTCTCCCTGCCAGCTCAAGTGTCCGCGGGGTCATGGGGTCTCCTGCAGTTGGGATTCTGGAGGTCTGTGGCGAGAGTGGCCACTCCTCGTGTGTTCAACGGACCTCTTCCCCAGGAGTCACTGCGGGCCAAGAACATGGGCCAGAAACGAGTCCGGGTACTCTGCAACTCCGTGCAAAGTTCCGAGGTTTCTCACCCTCCAGCCCAGGTTCTATGTCCTCCCTCTGTCCACCCTCAATGCCTTCCCTCCGAAGATCGGCTCGGAGTATGCCAGTCTTCCTGATATCCTGGTCTGTTGTGGAAGATGTTCTTCCTGGCTGTGTCACTGACCATCTTGGCCCCTCTCAGTTTCAAGCTTTACTATCATATCCCTCATCATCTGCCATGTGATCCTTTTGCCAGTGCCtcatattttaatttcctaaCATTTGTTTCAGGCTGATTGAGAACCTACCTGGAACATTGTTTTGATTGCCAGAGGGAAAGAGAACATGGCAGAGTATGTACTAGATTTTGAAGTCATCAAAAAATAACCCACATCATTTCTCTTCACATTTTATTGGCAAATCATATTAAACAGCCAGGTCTGCATTCGATAGGACAGGGATGTGCAATTTTACCATCTGCCTAgaaggggagaaaaaataaaatatttataaacattccTAATGTATTCAATTTATGAAAAATACTCTACTTTCAAAATACTCAAGGAAATAACAAATAGGAACTTGATAATGTTTCTGCTTCTAAAATTGGCATATTCATCAAAAGATGAAACTCTCAGAGTTTGCAAAAGCTCGTGAAGCAACCATTCTCATTTGCTATATACAGTGATCTATCTGGGAATGTGGAATGTTATAAAATTTCTACAGCACAATTTGACCATATCTATTAACTCTTAGATCTTCTAAGAAATTTATAATTAGAGCCAGTAATTCAGTTTTTCAGAATATAAACTGACATTTAGACACAAATTCATATTGAATTATTGGCAGTAGTAGTAACAATAATCAAAACAAGGAGTGTAAATATGCTCAACAATAGGAAAGTGGTTAAATAGATTTTAATACACTTCCTTGGTGAAATTAAatttgcagcttttttttttttttttttttttgagatggagtctcgctctgtcgcccaggctggagtgcagtggcgcaatctcggctcactgcaaactccgcctcctgggttcacgccattctcctgcctcagcctcccgagtagctgggactacaggcgcctgccaccatgcccggctatttttttgtatttttagtagagacggggtttcaccgtgttatccaggatgatctcgatctcctgacctcgtgatccacccgcctcggcctcccaaagtgctgggattacaggtgtgagccaccatgcccggcccaatttGCAGCTATttcaattatgttttaaataccAGAAAACATAGGAATATTTTCTGATATAATGCACACGAAAAAACGCAAACTCCGCTGGTAGTGAGTTGGGAGAAGTGCATAAAGGTAGATTGGGTAACAACAGAGATCCAGGTAAAAGGTGGATCCCtttgtgttctttcattttttgtgttttctgaagaTATGATCGATATAGGAAAAATGATTCCCATTAACATTTCTATAATTAGCTCTATAATTAAGGGGTCATTCCACATGCCTGAGGTAGAACTTGGGACAAATATGGAATTTGACAAAAGGGAAAAACAAGGAGAAATGCTATCCAGGGGAATAAAGAGATGAATTGAAAtagaatttgaaataaaactcAACAGACATTTCTTCAGTCTCTTCTTTTTCCACTTATTTGAAATGTCATCTAaatattattatagttatatataatataattgtaATTGTATATaagataattataattatataatataattatatataatataataatatataatataattatatataatataataatatataatataattatatataatataataatatataatataattatatataatataattatatataatatatcattatCATAATTATATGTGATATagaactatatataatatataattatattacatcGTCAACCTCATCTTGCCTGGTTTTGTATTGTTTAACTGCTAAATTACTTGTAATGATGAAATGCTTTGTTTTGTAAAGCTTTCTCTGTTGCCTGAAATGTTGCCTCATCTGTGTCCTTACATTACTAACTGTAAACCATCATTTAAATGTCTCAGTTTAAGAATCATTGCCTTCTGGAACTAGCACATTTCTTCAGCAGAGGAACTGTGATATTTCTCCTCTGGACTACTGCTGTCTTGtgaacaataaatgtttattgaatgactaCCACAGATAAAGAGTAAGCTAATTCAGGTCAATATGAGAAAAAAGGATTCCCATTAACATTTCTATAATTAGCTCTATAATTTAGAAAAGATGCCACATACCTGAGGTAGAACTTGGGACAAATAAGGAATTTaacaaaagggaagaaaggataaatgctatCCGGAGGAATAAAGAGATGAATTGAAAAtagaatttgaaataaaactcAACTGACATTTAAGGTTTCCAGATTGAGATGCACACACTTAGCTGGTTTAAAACCAGCTAgattggttgggtgcagtggctcatgcctgtaatcccagcaatttaggaggctgagatgggtggagcacctgaggtcaggagttcgagaccagcctggccaacacaaagaaaccccgtttctactaaaaatacaaaaaattagctgggcatggtggcgggcatccgtaatcccagctacttggaaggctgaagcaggagaatcacttgaacccaggaggtggaggttgcagtgagctgagatcgtgccattgcattccagcctgggcaacaagagtaaaattcattctcaaacaaaacaaaaacaaagccagcTAGATTGAAGCCAAATTACATACCAAAAACAGTTCTGAAAAGGTGCATATGATGAATTTTATCAAGAGATCAGAGGGTTCAAAGTGTTTGAAGACTTTGATTCTGATGGAATAATTTTTGGCTTGGAATAACTGGTAATTTAATTATAAGGATATTAAAATCCCTAACTAAAGGCGTAGACAGGATGGTTATAGAATAATAGTATACAAGTGGAAGGCAATCCATCAAAGTCTCCTGACTACCCTGAAGTTGATAGGAAATTGACATGACTTGTCTCAAGGAACAGAGTACATTGGGGGAACTTCTGAAAAGAAAGGAGTTTCTAACTTTGAAGACATGTCATATGGGTTCAGCATTGCTTCCTAAACAGAagaagacttttctttctttcctttttttttttttttttttttttttttcctgagacagattcctactctgtcacccacgctggagtgagtggcgcgatctgggctaactgcaacttctgactcctgggttcaagcgattctcttgccccagcctcctgagtatctgggattacaggcgtgtaccaccatgccctgctaatttttttgtacttttagtagagatggggtttcgccatgttggccaggctggtctcgaactcctgacctcatgtgatctgcccaccttggcccccacaaagtactgggattacaggcgtgaaccaccgcgcccagccaacagaGGAAGGATTTTCTAATTGTTGACAGAATTTAGTGAAATCACCAGAGCctggaaaataggaaaatgagTTCAAAGGTCATTACCATCATTGAAGATAAGGAAAGACTAAGAAGATTCTCATCACAATGGAGTACTTCTTATTTCTTACAGAAAAAGATTCTTGGCATCAGCCTCTTGAAGGCCTCCTTCATATCTTTATTTCTAAGGCTGTAGATGAGGGAGTTCAACATGGATGTGATGATTCCATAGAAGAGGGAAACCATCTTTCCCCAGTCCTTAGAGGTGGATGAAGGTGGTTGAAGATACATATAAATGGCTGTTCCATAAAAGAGGGACACCACAATCATGTGGGACCCACATGTCCCAAATGCTTTTTGCCGTCCTTCTGCTGACCTGATTTTTAATACTGCTTGAGCTATGAAGCCATAGGAGATGAGGATCAATGTCACTGGAATTAGAAGAATTAGTACACTAAAGAAGAAGAGCTCAGCCTCAATAGGCTTTGTGTCAGCACATGACAACTTGAGAAGTGCAGGCACCTCACAGAAAAAGTGGTCCACTTCCTGGTGACCACAGCGTGGCATGTTAAGAGTCAAGGAAGACTGCAGCACTGAGTTGCCGAAACCAATGAGCCATGAGAAGGCTGCCATCCTTAGGCAGAACCAATAATTCATGATGACTACATAGTGGAGGGGTCTGCAAACAGCCACATATCTGTCAAAGGACATAACAGCCAGAAGGAGACACTCTGTAGCACCTAGGGCCAGGAAGATGATGAGGTGGGCCACACAGCCAGCATAGCTGATGGTCTTTTTGTTGCAACCAATATTTACCAACATATGAGGGACTGTAGTTGTGGTATAGCAGAGATCTAAGATGGAGAGATTAGTGAGAAAGAAATACATGGGAGTATGAAGTTTGGGATCCAGAATGCACACCATCATGATGGACACATTGCCAAATATGGTGATTGTGTATGATATTAACAGGACCACAAAAAGGGGCATTTGTAGCCAAGCCCTATCTGAGAAGCCAAGTAGTATAAACTCTTTTGGGGAGCTCTCATTTTCCCAATTCATGATGACTCACTTATTTCGCACTCCTAAAAAAATGTAAGATAGGAAAGCAATCAATGTTTGTTTATTGAATACTCTTACTggagctgaattaaatttaatgaaTAGCTCAGCATCAAATACAATTTACAGTCAAGTGGATAAAGCCCTTGTAAAGTATAATATGGTTATGTTTAAGCTTAAAAGTAGTTCCTGTGTTTTCAGTAgtgtttaaattactttaaagaaAATCATTACATTTAAATGACATAAAGTATGTAACATATGCATAACACATGGAAAATTGTGAGTTCTCAATGCATTTTatgttctctcctcttcttacCTCCTAACCTATCTTAATAAACAGTTTAGAAAGAAATATTACTTTTActccaattattttaaatttggccTGAAAATGCTGAGTAATATAGAGGGTATAAGAGTTGAATCTAAATCTGCAATTGATCTAAAGAAATTTTGCTTCTTTTAGTAACATCTTTACGTGTTTTTTTGAGTTGTGTCTGTCTCCTAAATGCCATGCATGTAGGTCCATTTCCACAAAGAACTACCGTGGGTATTAGTAATAAAATTATGGCTACTTGTGATATATAGTAATGACCACAGATGTCATCTCCCCATCTGCAAATACCttaattaaaatagcaaaactGATAACATAATTGTTGCTTTACTTAACATGTGCCAGAAACTGCTCAGTGTGTGAAATACATTCTTTGTAATTCTCATCAAACCCCTCACAGTCATGGTTTGCATTTTATTGCTTCTGTGATTCAGtaagaataaataatttgcaCACTCATTATTGGTGAGGTCAAGACTAACACCTAGGATTTAAAgatcattctttcttttataccGTATTTCCCCCTAAATACACAGATAGTACAATAAGAATGACTGCATACAGCACAAAAGTGGtcataaattaaaatagaaacaaaccaAAAGTCATATATTCAAGTTGATTTTCTTCAGTCTGTAAAAGTCATCAGTTATTTAGTTATATTACCTAAGTGCACCTAAGTTTCTTCAGTCTACTTTGCATGTTTAAATGAAATGTCATCGAGGTGGTTTACACCATTTGAATTTGCaagcataaaaatagaaagatagactgaagagagaagagaaaataagtatTGACACAATTTACCACAGAATAAGATAACTTTTCCAGAGTAAAAACACTGatatataaagtataatttgataatggaatgaataaatgaaaatgaacagaGATGACCTTGAGATTTTTAACTTCTTCcattatatatgattttttttagctATAGATACACATTATTTTTTGGCAAATAACAGTAATACACCTTTGGttgaaaaatagaagagaatatgAGATTAGGCTTTTTTGAATGTCCATGTAAAtttacaaaatgataaatatgtaagGTAATACATACATTAGATAACTTGATTTAGCCACTTtataatgtacacatatatcaaaacatcatgttgtacactataaatatatacaatttttactcattaatacaattttttatatcagaaaaagactacacagaaagataaaacataaatggcaagatagaaaaatatacaatGTTTATGGAAAAAAtggttattatattaaaatataaataattattacataataaatagaaaaagatcaAAAGtccaatggaaaaaaatgagcaaTGGACATAAATAAGCAGTTTGGGgaagaaaacaacataaaatgacAGTGAAAGTATAAAAGATTATAACTTTTTCATTATtgaagaaacacaaataaaaacaagaagaaagtatCACATTGTCTTCCTACTtagtagcattaaaaaaaatcactgttaaaGGTTAGCTGTTAGGTACAGTGCCTCTGGAGCCAGAATCTGCCAGGGTTTTATTACTGGATTGTGTGATCCTGGGCAATGAATGAACATTCTTGTGCTACATTAAAAAACAATCTCTGACTTGATAAAAAGAGAGTATTGTGAAGCTCAAGTGAGACAATGTATACACATCTGAACTTAGGACCCTGTCCCAAGCATACTAAGCATTTAATGAATGTGAGCTTGATATCAATAGCAGTATCATTAATACTAATCACTAATAAGTCATTAATAGTAATACTATATCATTATCTCAGCTTGTCTTGtatatgagaaaacagaaaatttactATTGGTGGTTCAAGTGATTGTTATAATTTCATAATATTATAACATGAAATTATTGAATTTCATATTATCACTTTGTCTTTGTTTCTAGCATAATATACTGAGTACATAGTTTTCCAGTAAATGGAAGTTAAATCAATGTAGTAGGTGATATCTGGTTATCTAAAGGGCATGGAATAAAAGAGGACCCTATTCAGTAGCTGTTATTTTCTACTCCTATTTTTTCACGTCCTCTTCTCTTCACATTTTATATGGCACTgataatttctcttattttcttcatattttatatgGCGCCAATTTCTCTTTTACGTTATCAGAAAATGAACTTACCTCTTGACAAGAACATGTTGATTCCACTGTCACGTTGACTTTTTgtcctatttctattttctacatgaatcaaaagaaatcttaaaTCCCACTGACCGTTTTTATGTACAGAGATATAATGAGCAAACCATTCAAAAGGGTGAAAGGATACGAAGGATTTTTGGAATCACTGAAAATACTTCATATTAATTTCAAAGTTCCCAGGAAACAAATTGGGCATTCTGATTATTTAACATGATGCAACTCAGAGGCAGGGATGTAGGTGAGATGTTCTTGAGAGATCCTTCCCACTCATGGTAATATAATACACTGTATTAGACGCCACTCACCTTTTTTCTAAATGTCCAAGAGATATTCACGCCTTTCTTTGTGCTGTGTTTCAAAGGAAGTCTGGTTCAAAGACAGATTAATAAATGCAGTTGAGTTTTTGAATTTTCAATCTTTACGACATTCTAACTCAACTACCTTTTGCCCACTGACCAAGAATGAAATTAGCATGAAACCTGGACTGCATCAAGAACATGTGAGAAAAATACTTATGAGGAGAGGAAAATGTGTATAGTTAGTGTGTCTTCAGTCATTGGGGCATTTTTGACTGACATGGGCTCTCCTCACCAGGTTCCTAGTGGATTTCTACAACGAGAAGTTGACTTTATAGACATCAACAACATTGGAAGTGTCATGGAAAGAAAGTTATGCCTTTAAATAAAGccaaccaatatttattaaggG includes:
- the OR2B3 gene encoding putative olfactory receptor 2B3, whose product is MNWENESSPKEFILLGFSDRAWLQMPLFVVLLISYTITIFGNVSIMMVCILDPKLHTPMYFFLTNLSILDLCYTTTTVPHMLVNIGCNKKTISYAGCVAHLIIFLALGATECLLLAVMSFDRYVAVCRPLHYVVIMNYWFCLRMAAFSWLIGFGNSVLQSSLTLNMPRCGHQEVDHFFCEVPALLKLSCADTKPIEAELFFFSVLILLIPVTLILISYGFIAQAVLKIRSAEGRQKAFGTCGSHMIVVSLFYGTAIYMYLQPPSSTSKDWGKMVSLFYGIITSMLNSLIYSLRNKDMKEAFKRLMPRIFFCKK